From the genome of Rhizobacter sp. AJA081-3:
CGCAGAGCACCGCCGGGCAGTGCGCGTGCCGCAGGCAAGGGCGCGGCCGGCTGTTCCGGCGCCGGGTAGACGAGCAACTGCGAAGCCGGACGCCAGATCGCCCAGGCGCGGAACAGGCCGAGAGGAAATCGTGTCTCGATGCTCAACGTGGGCAGCTCGTGCAGGCCGCGTTGCGCCGGCACGAAACCCACGTGGGCACTCGCCTGGCCCTGCGCGGGCACGTCGATCCAGGTCAGCGTGGAGGCATCGGCCTCGACCAGCTTGATGCCGATGCCGTAGCGTGCCGCGCCCGGGCTGGTCAGTACCGCCTCGAGCAGCGCCGGCTCGCCGGCGAACACCGGCGCGGGCGGGCGCAGCCGCAGCGTCAGCGCGCGCAGCGTGTTGTGCGTGACGTGCATCGACACCAGTCCGCTGCCGGCGAGCAGGAAGGTCAGCAGGTAGCCGAGGTTGAGCTGGTAGTTGATCGAGGCGAGAAGCAGCACCATCAGCGTGGCCGCGAACATCAGCCCGGCCGGCGTGGGCAGGATGTAGACGTTGCGCTGCGTGAGCAGCACCGTGTCGCTGCGCGGCAGGCGGGCCTGCCACCAGCGGCGGAAGCGCCCGCGCACCAGCTCGGCAAAGCCGGGCCAGGCACGGCGTCGCGGCGAAGCGGCCGTCGCAGCGGTCACGGCACCGGCACCGCGTCGATCATGGCGCGCACCTGCTCGACACTGCCGCGCCCGGCGCCGGCCACCGGCACCAGCCGGTGTGCCACCGTCTGCGGCAGCACCGACTGCACGTCGTCGGGGGCGACGTAGTCGCGCTGGTTGATCAGCGCGCGCGCCTTGGCGGCGCGCAGCAGCGCGATGCCCGCGCGCGGCGACAGGCCGTCGACGAACCAGCGCCCCGAGCGCGTGGCGGCGATGACGGCCTGCAGGTAGTCGAGCAATGCATCCGAGGCGTGCACCGCCTGCACCACCTTCTGCGCTGCCACCAGTTCCTCGGGCGTCATCACCGTGGCCAGGGCGTGGATGGCCTCGCGCCGGTCCTGCCCGGCCAGCAGCGCGCGCTCGCTCTTCGCATCGGGGTAGCCGAGCGTGATGCACATGAGAAAGCGGTCGAGCTGCGACTCGGGCAGCGGGTAGGTGCCGAGCTGGTCGGTCGGATTCTGCGTGGCGATCACGAAGAAGGGCTCGGGCAGCGCACGCGTCTCTCCCTCGACGCTGACCTGGTGCTCCTCCATCGCCTCGAGCAGCGCGCTCTGCGTCTTCGGGCCGGCGCGGTTGATCTCGTCGGCCAGCAGCACCTGGGCGAAGACCGGGCCTTGATGGAAGACAAACGCCTCCTTGCTGCGCTCGTAGACACTGACGCCGATGAGGTCCGACGGCATCAGGTCGGCGGTGAACTGGCTGCGCGAGAAACGCAGGCCCAGCGAGACCGCCAGGGCATGGGCCAGCGTGGTCTTGCCGACACCGGGAACGTCCTCGATCAGCAGATGGCCGCCGGCCAGCAGGCAGGCCACGCAGTCCTCGATCTGCGGCCGCTTGCCGACGATGATCGTGCTAATCTGGTCAATCAGGCGGTCGATCTGTGCGGCAAGTGCTGATTTCATGGCAAGACCATAACCGAAACAAGAAGACCCCGAGACATGAGCACAGCGTTCTACAGCCACCCCGATTGCCGTCGCCACGACATGGGCGCCGGCCACCCGGAGTGCCCGCAGCGGCTGGACGCGATCGACGACCATCTGCTCGCCACCGGCCTCGACATTGCGCTGACGCGCCATGACGCGCCGCTGGTCGACCTGAAGGACGTGGAACTGGCGCACACGCACCACTACGTTTCGGAGCTGAAGGACCTGCTCGAACAGGTCGAGGCCAGCGGCGTCTCGAAGGCGCTGGACCCGGACACCGCCGCCAACCCCGGCACCTGGAAGGCCACGCTGCGCGCCGCCGGCGCGGCCGTGGCGGCGACCGACCTCGTCATCGATGGCCGTGCCGAGAACGCCTTCTGCGCCGTGCGCCCGCCCGGCCACCACGCCACGCGCGACGAGACGATGGGCTTCTGCTTCTTCAACAACGTGGCGGTGGCAGCGCGGCATGCGCTGGACGTGCGCGGCCTCAAGCGCGTGGCCGTGATCGACTTCGACGTGCACCACGGCAACGGCACCGAAGACATCCTCGCCGGCGACGACCGCGTGCTGATGGTCAGCTTCTTCCAGCACCCGCTGTACCCGTACAGCGGCGCCGTGCCCAAGGGCACCAACATGGTCAACCTGCCGATCCCGCCCTACACGCGCGGCGGCGAGTTGCGCGAGATGATCGACGCGCAGTGGATGCCGGCGCTCGAGGCCTTCAAGCCGGAGATGATCTTCATCTCGGCCGGCTTCGACGCGCACCGGGAAGACGACCTCGGTCAGCTCGGCCTCGTCGAGGCCGACTACGAATGGATCACCCTGCGCATCAAGGCGATAGCCGAGCGCCATTCCAAGGGCCGCATCGTCTCCTGCCTCGAAGGCGGCTACAACCTCAGCGCTCTGGCGCGCAGTGTGGCCGCTCACCTGCGCGTGCTCACCGGCGTCTAGCCGAGGTCCGCGCGGCCACTCGCCTCGGCAACGCGGTTGCCAGGGTCGGCCTTCTCGCCGCATGATGGGCTCCCCATAACAAGAGGAGACACCCATGACCGCAACGAACCGCCCGGCGCCTTGGCGCCTGGGCCTGCTCGCCGCCAGCCTGGCCGCCGCGATCGCGGTGCCGGCGTTCGCGCACGACAAGCCGCACAGCATCGGCACGCCGCCGGGCATCACGCTGCCGCCGACCACCGAGACGGTGCCCCCGGCACCGGCCTGGGACGGCCAGGCCTACAAGGGCGGGGTGGTGTCGGTGTCGCACCCGCTGGCCGCGCAGGCCGGTGCCGACGTGCTTGCACGCGGGGGCAATGCCATCGATGCGGCCGCGGCGATCCAGTTCATGCTCAACGTGGTGGAGCCGCAGTTCTCCGGCATCGGCGGGGGCGGCTTCATGATGGTCCACCTGGCGCGGCACCACCGCACGTTCGCCATCGACGCGCGCGAGAAGGCGCCGGCCGCGGCCACGCCGACGCAATTCGTGCTGACCGGCGTGGCGCCGGCCCAGCGCTTCACCATCGCCTCCACCAGCGGCCTGGCGGTGGGCGTGCCGGGCACGCTCGCGGCGCTGGACACCGCGCTCAAGCGCTGGGGAACGATCCGCCTGGCCGAGGCCATCGCGCCCGCCATCGACGTCGCCGAGAACGGCTTCGCGATCAACCGCTTCCTGGCCGCCAACATCGCCGGCGACGGCGGCCGCACCGGCTTCCAGGGCGAGACGGCGGCGCTGTACCGGCCGGGCGGCGTTCCGCTGGCCACCGGCGCCGTGCTGAAGAACCCGGATCTGGCGAAAACCTTCCGGCTGATTGCCAAGCATGGCCCCGACGTCTTCTATCGCGGCGAGATCGGCCAGGCCATCGTGGCTGCGCAGCAGCGCAGCCGCACGCCGGTGGCGGCCGAAGGCGTGGGCCGCATGACGATGCAGGACCTGGCCGACTACCGCGTCGTGATCCGCGAGCCGGTGAGCGTGAACTACCGCGGCTGGACGGTCGCCGCGATGTCGCCGCCGTCCTCCGGGGGCCTGACCGTCGGGCAGATGCTCGAGATGGTCGAGCGCTTCCCGATCGGCGATGCGTCGCAGGGCTTCGGCTTCGGCAGCCCGACCACGCTGCACGTGATGACGGAGGCGATGCGACTGGCCTTCGCCGACCGCGCGGTGTGGATGGGCGACGAGGACTTCGTGCCTGTGCCCAAGGTCGGCCTGCTCGACCGCGACTATGTGGCCACGCGCTCGGCCATGATCAACACGACCGCGCGCATGGCCACGCCGGCCGCCGGCAACCCGCTGCCTTACGACACGACGGTGAAGGGTGATCGCAACACGCGCTTCACGGCCGAGAAGGAGGACACCGAGCACCGGCCTTCGCACACCACGCACTTCTCGGTGGTCGACAAGTGGGGCAACGTGGTCAGCTACACCACGACGATCGAGGCCACCTGGGGCACCGGCATCACCGTGCCGGGCTACGGCTTCCTGCTCAACAACGAGCTGACCGACTTCAACTTCGACCCGGCCGCCAATGCCGCGACCGGCAACCCCGGCGCGAACGACGTTGCTCCGGCCAAGCGCCCGCGCAGCTCGATGGCGCCGGCCATCGTGTTCCGCGGCCGCGAGCCGGTGGCGGCCTATGGCTCGCCGGGCGGTGCGACGATCATCAACTCGGTGTTCAACGTGACGCTGAACCTGATCGACCACGGCATGTCGATGCAGCAGGCGATCAACGCGCCGCGGCTGTCGGTGACCAGCGCCACCGGCACGATCTCCTGCGAGGGCACCGAGGCTTTCATGCAGCCCAAGTTCAGCATCGCCACGCAGGACGCGCTGCGCAGCCTCGGCCACCTGGGCCTGGGCGCGGCGGGTGGCAACGGCTGCATCAATCCGATCGGTTCGGTGCAGGGCGTGGTGATCGACCTGCGCAGCGGCCGGCAGTACGGCGGCGCCGACCCGCGCCGCGAAGGCACGGTGATCGGCCTGAAGCCGCGCAAGAGCCGCGACCGCGACGACGACGGCGACGACTGACGACGTGAAGCCCGGCGTTCAGTGAACGCCGAGTTTCATCATCAGCTTCAGGTACTCGAGCTGCGCGTTGAGCGATTGCAGCCGTTGCAGCAGCTCGTGCCAGCGCATCTCCTGCGCGTCGGAGCTGGAGGGTTGGCGCGGCGGGTGGGGGTCGGGTGCGGCGGGCATGGCGAGGTGGTCCCGAGTGCTGTTGACCGCATCCTCGCCGCCGCCGCGGGACGCGGCAATCCCGCGCTTCGGGTGGACTGGGGACACCCCCTACCAGGCGTTCTGGCAGGCGGTCAGGCGCTCGCGCTGCGGCAGCGAAAGCATCCGGTTCACCTCGGAGTTGTAGGTGTTGCGGTAGGCCTCGGTCTTGCGGATCGCCGGCAGGTCGAGCTTGCGCTGCTCGACCGCGCGCTGCAGGATCTCCTGCCCGGGCTTGACGCTCTTGGCATCGATCGGCAGGCAGACGAACACCATCGCCTCGATGCCGCCGACGATCTGCTCGGCCGAGCTCCCCGCGGCGAGGCACGGCACGGCCAGCGCGGCCAGCAGGGCCATCGCGACGCTGCGCGGCGTGGAGTAGGAAGGGGACATCGTGGCGCCCGGCGGGAGTGCAAGCCGGCGATTCTGCCCCCGGCCGGGCCGGGGCGCATCCCGCGTCCGCGGTGCCTCAGCTCGCAGCGCGGCGCCGGGACGGCAGCAGGCGCTCCTGCTCGGGCAGTTCGGCGTCGCCGTCCATCTCGAGCGCCATCTGCGTGCAAACGGCACGGCACAGCGTGACGGCGCGCTGGTTGGCTATGCGGTAGTAGATCTGCGTGCCGTCGCGCCGGCGGCCGAGGATCTGCGCGCGGTACAGCGTGCCCAGGTGCTGCGAGAGGTTGGGCTGGGTGGTGTCGATCTGCGCGAGCAGGTCCGACACATTGCGCTCTCCGTGGCATAGCGCCGACAGCAGTTTCAGCCGGATCGGCGTCGACAGCAGCGAGAACAGCTCCGCGGCCGACTCGAACACTTCGTCGGCTTCGGCGCTCGGAGTGGAGGGCTCGGGGGGGGTGGACATGGGCAAAGTCTAGCGCGCCGCCTTCAGCGAGGCCGCGACTCGAAATGGTAATGGTCGCGGTCGAGCACGGCGGCCATCGCCGTCACCTCTTCCGGAAACAGGCTCAGGCTCAGTTCGGTATTGCAGTACTCGACCATGCCGCGCAGTGCGCCGGCATTGTTGATGCGGCCCTTGGGGCGGTAGATCGCACTGCCGTCGCCGCCCATCTTGCGCGCATGGCAGGCACTGCACTTGTGTTCCTGGATCAGCTTCTCGCCCAGCGGCAGGTCGGCGTCGCGAAAGATCGGTGTGCCTTGCGCCAAGGCGACCGAGGGCGCGGCAAGCCACAGGGCCAGCAGTGCGGACGTCAGTGTCTTCATGTCGGCTCCTTCGTGCACCTTCAGGCGAACTTGAGCAGTTCCATCACGTCTTCCTCGAACATCTCGCCGGGGATGGCCTGCTTGAGGCGGCCGCCGCGAGCGATCAGCATCGTCAGCGGGATGATGCGGCGCGTGCTCAGCGCGGCGGCCATCGCGTCCTGGTCCAGGCTGACCGGGAACGAATAGCCGTTGGCCGCCAGGTAGCGGCGCACCGCGGCGGCCTCGCGGTCGCGCGAGACCGTCAACACCTGCGGCCCGCCGTCGCCGGCGGCACGGTACAGCTTGTCGACATGGGCGTTGTGGCGCTTGCAGAACGGGCAGGTGACCGACCAGAACACCACCACCTGCGCGCGATCGGCTGCGGGTGCCCAGCGTGCGCCGTCCAGCAGCGTCACCTCGGGCCAGCGCACGGGCTCGCCCGGTGCCGCCGGCGCGGCCTGCAGCGGTGCAGCGGCCACGGCAGCCAGGCTGCCCAGCAGGTGTCGGCGGGTGAGGGTCATTTCGCCTCGTGCTCCATCAGCAGGTAGGTGTTGTACGCGTTGATGCGGTTGGCGGCGCGAAACAGCGGCAGCTTGTCGAATCGCGACCAGTCGACCTTCGCATAGGCCTCTTCGAAAGGCTCCATGTTACGCG
Proteins encoded in this window:
- the ggt gene encoding gamma-glutamyltransferase; translated protein: MTATNRPAPWRLGLLAASLAAAIAVPAFAHDKPHSIGTPPGITLPPTTETVPPAPAWDGQAYKGGVVSVSHPLAAQAGADVLARGGNAIDAAAAIQFMLNVVEPQFSGIGGGGFMMVHLARHHRTFAIDAREKAPAAATPTQFVLTGVAPAQRFTIASTSGLAVGVPGTLAALDTALKRWGTIRLAEAIAPAIDVAENGFAINRFLAANIAGDGGRTGFQGETAALYRPGGVPLATGAVLKNPDLAKTFRLIAKHGPDVFYRGEIGQAIVAAQQRSRTPVAAEGVGRMTMQDLADYRVVIREPVSVNYRGWTVAAMSPPSSGGLTVGQMLEMVERFPIGDASQGFGFGSPTTLHVMTEAMRLAFADRAVWMGDEDFVPVPKVGLLDRDYVATRSAMINTTARMATPAAGNPLPYDTTVKGDRNTRFTAEKEDTEHRPSHTTHFSVVDKWGNVVSYTTTIEATWGTGITVPGYGFLLNNELTDFNFDPAANAATGNPGANDVAPAKRPRSSMAPAIVFRGREPVAAYGSPGGATIINSVFNVTLNLIDHGMSMQQAINAPRLSVTSATGTISCEGTEAFMQPKFSIATQDALRSLGHLGLGAAGGNGCINPIGSVQGVVIDLRSGRQYGGADPRREGTVIGLKPRKSRDRDDDGDD
- a CDS encoding TlpA disulfide reductase family protein, which codes for MTLTRRHLLGSLAAVAAAPLQAAPAAPGEPVRWPEVTLLDGARWAPAADRAQVVVFWSVTCPFCKRHNAHVDKLYRAAGDGGPQVLTVSRDREAAAVRRYLAANGYSFPVSLDQDAMAAALSTRRIIPLTMLIARGGRLKQAIPGEMFEEDVMELLKFA
- a CDS encoding MoxR family ATPase, giving the protein MKSALAAQIDRLIDQISTIIVGKRPQIEDCVACLLAGGHLLIEDVPGVGKTTLAHALAVSLGLRFSRSQFTADLMPSDLIGVSVYERSKEAFVFHQGPVFAQVLLADEINRAGPKTQSALLEAMEEHQVSVEGETRALPEPFFVIATQNPTDQLGTYPLPESQLDRFLMCITLGYPDAKSERALLAGQDRREAIHALATVMTPEELVAAQKVVQAVHASDALLDYLQAVIAATRSGRWFVDGLSPRAGIALLRAAKARALINQRDYVAPDDVQSVLPQTVAHRLVPVAGAGRGSVEQVRAMIDAVPVP
- a CDS encoding DUF58 domain-containing protein; translated protein: MTAATAASPRRRAWPGFAELVRGRFRRWWQARLPRSDTVLLTQRNVYILPTPAGLMFAATLMVLLLASINYQLNLGYLLTFLLAGSGLVSMHVTHNTLRALTLRLRPPAPVFAGEPALLEAVLTSPGAARYGIGIKLVEADASTLTWIDVPAQGQASAHVGFVPAQRGLHELPTLSIETRFPLGLFRAWAIWRPASQLLVYPAPEQPAAPLPAARALPGGALRGRAADGGEVEGVRAYRRGDPLKLVYWKKAAKSLASGGELVSRDTASAAQQQLWLDWQACGSIAPEERLSRLAAWVIAAQRAGAAYGLSLPAQSIAPGEGETHRRECLEALALWR
- a CDS encoding helix-turn-helix transcriptional regulator, which translates into the protein MSTPPEPSTPSAEADEVFESAAELFSLLSTPIRLKLLSALCHGERNVSDLLAQIDTTQPNLSQHLGTLYRAQILGRRRDGTQIYYRIANQRAVTLCRAVCTQMALEMDGDAELPEQERLLPSRRRAAS
- a CDS encoding histone deacetylase family protein — its product is MSTAFYSHPDCRRHDMGAGHPECPQRLDAIDDHLLATGLDIALTRHDAPLVDLKDVELAHTHHYVSELKDLLEQVEASGVSKALDPDTAANPGTWKATLRAAGAAVAATDLVIDGRAENAFCAVRPPGHHATRDETMGFCFFNNVAVAARHALDVRGLKRVAVIDFDVHHGNGTEDILAGDDRVLMVSFFQHPLYPYSGAVPKGTNMVNLPIPPYTRGGELREMIDAQWMPALEAFKPEMIFISAGFDAHREDDLGQLGLVEADYEWITLRIKAIAERHSKGRIVSCLEGGYNLSALARSVAAHLRVLTGV